The Flavobacterium psychrophilum genome includes a region encoding these proteins:
- a CDS encoding type VI secretion protein: MPPAARITDFHQCPMSTPGVVPIPHVGGPIVGPGVPTVLIAQMPAAVVGDICVCVGSPDSIVKGSSTVMIGGKPAARMGDPTAHGGSIVLGAFTVMIGG; the protein is encoded by the coding sequence ATGCCACCAGCAGCAAGAATAACAGATTTTCATCAGTGCCCTATGTCAACACCGGGAGTTGTACCAATTCCTCATGTAGGAGGGCCAATAGTGGGACCGGGAGTACCTACAGTTTTAATAGCGCAAATGCCAGCAGCCGTCGTGGGAGATATATGTGTCTGTGTGGGATCGCCTGATAGTATAGTAAAAGGATCTTCAACTGTAATGATAGGAGGGAAACCTGCAGCCAGAATGGGTGATCCGACAGCACATGGCGGCTCAATAGTATTGGGAGCATTTACTGTAATGATTGGAGGATAA
- a CDS encoding magnesium chelatase gives MDIQNIKTLGELKKAGYQSKSIKDELRNNLRTKISKGETVFEGVWGFENTVIPELERAILSRHNINLLGLRGQAKTRLARLMVNLLDEYIPFVEGSEINDDPLAPISRYAKDILAEKGDATPISWLHRSERFYEKLATPDVTVADLIGDIDPIKAANLKLSYADDRVIHFGMIPRANRCIFVINELPDLQARIQVALFNILQEGDIQIRGFKVRMNLDLQFIFTANPEDYTNRGSIVTPLKDRIGSQILTHYPETVKIARTITEQEANLDGRQSDFIYVPSLAKDLLEQISFEARESEFIDYKSGVSARMSITAFENLLSTAERRALRAGDDNTTVRLSDFMGVIPAITGKVELVYEGEQEGAAVVAEHLLSEAVKTLFPDFFPKIEKLERQNEKGPYQEVIDWFFNESGFDLADDASDAEYRKQLDSIIPLKQLVQQYQPDAAKEDQYFLKEFILWGLSEFKKLSKDRYTEGYQFKDLYGSYISKNL, from the coding sequence ATGGATATACAGAATATAAAAACGCTGGGTGAACTGAAAAAAGCGGGATACCAGAGCAAAAGCATAAAAGACGAATTACGAAATAACTTAAGAACGAAAATAAGCAAAGGCGAAACGGTTTTTGAAGGTGTATGGGGGTTTGAAAACACCGTAATACCGGAACTGGAACGCGCTATTTTATCACGCCATAACATAAACCTTCTGGGATTAAGAGGCCAGGCAAAAACAAGGCTTGCGAGGCTAATGGTTAACCTTCTTGATGAATACATTCCGTTTGTGGAAGGCTCAGAAATTAACGACGATCCGTTAGCGCCAATATCGCGTTATGCAAAAGATATTCTTGCAGAGAAAGGCGATGCTACACCTATAAGCTGGCTGCACAGAAGCGAACGCTTTTATGAAAAACTGGCTACGCCCGATGTTACAGTAGCCGACCTTATCGGAGATATTGACCCTATTAAGGCAGCTAACCTTAAACTATCGTATGCCGATGACAGGGTAATTCACTTTGGTATGATACCACGCGCTAACCGTTGCATATTTGTAATTAATGAACTGCCCGATCTTCAGGCAAGAATACAGGTAGCGTTATTCAATATACTACAGGAAGGTGATATCCAGATACGTGGCTTTAAAGTAAGGATGAACCTTGACCTTCAGTTTATATTCACTGCTAACCCCGAAGATTATACCAACAGGGGAAGTATAGTTACACCTCTGAAAGACCGTATCGGATCACAGATACTTACACACTACCCTGAAACGGTTAAAATAGCAAGGACTATTACCGAGCAGGAAGCTAACCTTGACGGTCGCCAGAGCGACTTTATCTATGTGCCTTCGCTGGCAAAAGACTTGTTGGAGCAAATAAGCTTTGAAGCCCGTGAAAGCGAATTTATAGATTATAAGAGTGGCGTGAGTGCGAGGATGAGCATAACAGCATTTGAAAATCTGTTGAGTACCGCCGAAAGAAGGGCATTACGCGCAGGTGATGACAATACTACTGTAAGGCTTTCTGACTTTATGGGGGTTATTCCTGCTATTACCGGTAAGGTAGAGCTGGTTTATGAAGGAGAGCAGGAGGGAGCAGCCGTTGTTGCCGAACATTTATTGAGTGAAGCAGTAAAAACATTGTTCCCCGATTTCTTCCCTAAAATAGAAAAGCTGGAACGCCAAAACGAAAAAGGTCCTTACCAGGAAGTTATTGACTGGTTCTTTAACGAAAGTGGTTTCGACCTTGCTGATGATGCATCTGATGCTGAATACAGAAAACAACTGGATTCAATCATTCCGTTGAAACAGTTAGTTCAACAATACCAGCCGGATGCTGCTAAAGAAGACCAGTACTTCTTAAAAGAATTTATCCTTTGGGGATTATCAGAATTCAAGAAACTGAGCAAAGACCGCTATACCGAAGGGTATCAGTTTAAAGATCTTTATGGAAGTTACATCAGTAAGAATTTATAA
- a CDS encoding sodium:proton antiporter, with amino-acid sequence MENVTIIIMMMFGIAFLGLLSNRYNFPFPIVLVICGVLISIIPGLPVIALSPDIVFIIFLPPLLYHAAWHTSWHDFKGALRPITLAAVGLVLFTTIAVAVVAHELIDDISWPLAFLIGAIVSPPDAVAATSVTKGLGLNPRLLTILDGESLVNDASGLVAYKYALAAVMAGNFVLWQAGLNFFVVASAGVAIGLGLGYIMYLIHKNFVCDPIIEVTLTFLTPFAAYLLAEHFHFSGVLAVVSTGLYLSYRSSEIFSHQSRVMTVTVWDVVAYILNGLIFILIGLQLRVIMEGIGGYSTGSLLLWGGIVSFVVIIVRFLWVVPATMLPRYFSKRIRTTEAFDKRNLVVFGWAGMRGVVSMAAALAIPLTLPDGTDFPHRNLIIYLVFCVILSTLVILGLTLPWIIKKLKIEPYSIYAEEYEVRNKIVSETIAHIESTYALLQDELLNNIKSKYEVKFNRLQKTELPSHYFGNGELLSTNIFNEYTQLQIDLLNVERRKIGELHKEGRVNEDILRKIERELDLEETRLNMDMYEG; translated from the coding sequence ATGGAAAACGTTACAATTATAATAATGATGATGTTTGGCATTGCCTTTCTGGGCTTGCTGAGTAATAGATATAACTTCCCTTTCCCCATAGTTTTAGTAATATGTGGCGTACTTATAAGTATAATTCCGGGGCTTCCTGTAATAGCCTTGAGTCCGGATATAGTATTCATTATATTCCTGCCTCCGTTATTGTACCATGCGGCATGGCATACCAGTTGGCACGATTTTAAAGGAGCGTTACGGCCAATAACATTGGCAGCTGTCGGTTTGGTATTATTCACCACAATTGCTGTTGCTGTTGTAGCCCACGAACTGATAGACGACATCAGCTGGCCGCTTGCGTTTTTAATAGGTGCTATTGTTTCACCACCGGATGCTGTCGCGGCAACATCTGTTACTAAAGGATTAGGGCTTAATCCGCGATTGCTTACCATACTGGACGGCGAAAGCCTTGTTAATGATGCCAGCGGACTTGTAGCTTACAAATATGCTCTTGCGGCAGTAATGGCCGGCAATTTTGTGCTTTGGCAGGCCGGGCTAAACTTTTTTGTAGTGGCATCTGCGGGTGTTGCTATTGGCCTTGGCCTGGGATATATTATGTACCTGATTCATAAGAATTTTGTGTGTGACCCAATTATAGAGGTTACCCTGACATTTCTTACGCCATTTGCGGCATACTTATTGGCAGAGCATTTCCATTTTTCAGGTGTGCTTGCAGTAGTGTCTACAGGTTTGTATTTGTCGTACAGGTCGTCAGAGATATTCTCGCACCAAAGCCGGGTAATGACGGTTACTGTTTGGGATGTAGTAGCCTATATACTTAACGGACTTATATTTATCCTAATTGGCCTTCAGCTGCGTGTTATAATGGAAGGTATTGGCGGATATTCTACAGGGTCGTTACTGCTTTGGGGCGGTATTGTTAGCTTTGTGGTTATCATTGTCCGTTTTTTATGGGTGGTTCCGGCTACGATGCTGCCACGTTATTTCAGTAAAAGAATACGCACTACAGAAGCTTTTGACAAACGAAACCTAGTAGTATTCGGATGGGCAGGTATGCGGGGCGTGGTATCTATGGCTGCGGCACTGGCCATACCTTTAACATTACCGGATGGAACCGACTTTCCGCACCGAAACCTGATTATCTACCTTGTTTTCTGTGTGATACTTTCAACACTGGTAATACTTGGGCTAACACTGCCGTGGATCATTAAAAAACTAAAAATAGAACCGTATTCTATTTATGCGGAGGAATATGAGGTGCGAAACAAAATCGTGTCTGAAACGATAGCGCATATAGAATCTACCTACGCATTATTGCAGGATGAGCTTTTAAATAACATTAAAAGCAAGTACGAGGTTAAATTTAACCGACTGCAAAAAACGGAACTTCCATCACACTATTTTGGTAATGGCGAGCTATTGTCTACCAATATCTTTAACGAATACACCCAATTACAAATTGACCTTTTGAATGTGGAGCGTAGGAAAATAGGCGAACTGCATAAAGAAGGTAGGGTAAACGAAGACATACTCCGCAAAATAGAACGCGAACTCGATCTCGAAGAAACAAGGCTGAATATGGATATGTATGAGGGGTAG
- a CDS encoding oxidoreductase, with product MKYNTLHKAGFNVSEVSFGCMSLKSSATDNEAIINKAIDGGITLFDTADLYEKGENEKLLGNAIKGKRKDIFISTKVGNRWKEDGSGWEWYPRKEYILKAVDASLKRLQTDYIDLYLLHGGTMDDPMDESIEAFERLVDMGKIRSYGLSSIRPNVIREFVSRSNIAAIMTQYSFLDRRPEEETLNLLHENKIGVLARGSMASGLLIDKPATDYLDLKSSEVEKIVKELKHHLPEGKTAAGAAVRYVIDNPAVTTAVAGIRTMPQLEDALSSANATALNVEEWKQLQGLWSGNVYKEHR from the coding sequence ATGAAATATAACACACTGCATAAAGCGGGATTTAATGTGAGCGAAGTCAGTTTTGGCTGCATGTCGCTTAAAAGTTCTGCGACAGATAATGAGGCTATAATTAATAAAGCAATAGATGGGGGAATTACCCTTTTTGACACAGCGGACCTATATGAAAAAGGAGAGAACGAAAAACTTTTAGGCAATGCTATAAAAGGGAAGCGTAAGGATATTTTTATCTCGACCAAAGTGGGAAACCGCTGGAAAGAAGATGGCTCGGGCTGGGAATGGTATCCGCGTAAAGAGTACATTCTTAAAGCGGTGGATGCCAGCCTTAAAAGATTACAGACAGATTATATAGACCTATACCTTTTACATGGCGGCACTATGGATGACCCCATGGATGAAAGCATTGAAGCTTTTGAGCGGCTAGTGGATATGGGTAAGATAAGGAGTTACGGCTTGTCATCTATCCGCCCGAATGTTATAAGGGAATTTGTTAGCCGTTCTAACATTGCAGCTATTATGACGCAGTATAGTTTTTTAGACCGCAGGCCTGAAGAAGAAACGTTAAACCTGCTCCATGAAAACAAGATTGGTGTACTGGCACGTGGCAGCATGGCAAGCGGATTGCTGATAGATAAACCGGCTACCGATTACCTTGACCTTAAGTCTTCTGAAGTAGAGAAAATTGTAAAGGAGCTGAAACATCATCTGCCGGAAGGCAAAACAGCCGCCGGGGCTGCAGTGCGATATGTTATAGACAACCCTGCAGTTACAACAGCCGTCGCCGGAATTCGTACGATGCCGCAACTTGAAGATGCATTGTCTTCGGCGAATGCCACAGCCTTAAATGTGGAAGAGTGGAAGCAATTACAAGGTCTTTGGTCAGGAAATGTCTATAAAGAGCACAGGTAA
- a CDS encoding hemolysin III, translating to MPKKNRKSEELWNVITHGTGALLSVAALIVLAVFSAFKGTAMHLAASLVFGVSLVLLYSASTIYHAAYKLKWKRFFQKVDHLCIYVLIAGTYTPIALLGLKGVWGWSIFGFIWAFAILGFIFKFSPLRRSEKLSLSLYALMGWLIIIAIKPLIENVAAGALYFLLGGGLCYTFGIYFYAKEKIPYNHTIWHLFVLGGSALHFFGIFFYLIP from the coding sequence ATGCCAAAGAAAAACAGGAAAAGTGAAGAATTGTGGAATGTTATCACACACGGTACCGGTGCATTGCTTTCTGTAGCAGCATTAATAGTACTGGCTGTGTTTTCGGCATTTAAAGGTACCGCCATGCACTTGGCGGCTTCGCTAGTGTTTGGTGTAAGCCTCGTACTGCTGTATTCTGCTTCAACAATCTATCACGCAGCTTATAAGCTAAAGTGGAAACGCTTTTTCCAGAAGGTAGATCATCTTTGTATTTATGTTCTTATTGCAGGTACCTATACCCCTATTGCCCTTTTAGGGCTTAAAGGCGTTTGGGGCTGGAGTATCTTCGGATTCATCTGGGCGTTTGCTATATTGGGCTTTATATTCAAATTTTCGCCTTTGAGAAGGTCCGAGAAACTATCATTATCCCTATATGCTTTAATGGGATGGCTTATTATAATCGCCATAAAACCGCTTATTGAAAATGTAGCTGCGGGTGCATTATACTTTTTACTAGGAGGCGGGTTGTGTTATACGTTTGGTATTTATTTTTATGCTAAAGAGAAAATACCTTATAACCATACCATCTGGCATTTGTTTGTACTTGGCGGCAGCGCCCTGCATTTTTTCGGGATCTTTTTTTATCTGATTCCGTAA